The proteins below are encoded in one region of Bifidobacterium dentium JCM 1195 = DSM 20436:
- a CDS encoding LOG family protein: MNITVYLGAHEGNDPAFKEAVVELATWISESGNRLVYGGSDEGLMGVLADTVMATGGEVTGIEAQMFVDRGVEHNGLTELHVVSNITERRTKMIELGDVFIAFPGGTGTLEEVSEVVSKICLNQLTQPCIFYNLNGFYDDMRSLLDRMITAGFSTPERQRGIYFADDLKEIRRIIEERP; the protein is encoded by the coding sequence ATGAACATTACGGTGTACCTGGGGGCACACGAAGGCAATGACCCTGCGTTCAAGGAAGCCGTCGTGGAACTGGCGACGTGGATATCCGAAAGCGGCAACAGGCTGGTTTACGGCGGTTCCGATGAGGGGCTGATGGGTGTGCTCGCCGATACGGTCATGGCGACCGGTGGCGAAGTGACCGGCATCGAGGCGCAGATGTTCGTGGACCGAGGCGTTGAACATAACGGTCTCACCGAATTGCATGTCGTATCGAATATCACGGAACGTCGCACCAAGATGATCGAACTTGGCGACGTGTTCATCGCCTTTCCCGGCGGCACCGGTACGCTTGAGGAGGTTAGCGAGGTCGTTTCGAAGATCTGCCTCAACCAACTGACCCAACCTTGCATCTTCTACAATCTCAATGGTTTCTATGACGATATGAGGTCGTTGCTCGATCGCATGATCACTGCAGGATTCTCCACTCCCGAACGTCAGCGCGGCATCTATTTCGCCGATGATCTCAAGGAAATCCGGCGCATCATCGAGGAGCGTCCATAA
- a CDS encoding energy-coupling factor transporter transmembrane component T family protein: MMETIGVVAHEERHDEPRATSPSWFIAKLNPVSRFIGAILLCVPMFLSLDVVSASAALLIDLMLLWIGGVNPLTVLRKTWMVWIAAVGSFVSVTLYGTASGATLFTFGLMAVSEGSLYAGAATFLRVAAIAVPGVIFALGLDPTDLADGLVQILHLPSRFVYGGLAGMRMVTLLQDDWRALGLSRRSRGLGDGSAIRRVFLQAFSLLVVSIRRGTKLATAMEARGFGGDVPRSQARTSRLHGVDWLFYLICMAIPAAALLLAYRTGYWHWSFRN, encoded by the coding sequence ATGATGGAAACCATTGGCGTTGTGGCCCATGAGGAACGTCATGATGAGCCGCGGGCGACGTCGCCGTCATGGTTCATTGCGAAACTGAATCCGGTCAGTCGTTTCATCGGAGCTATTCTGCTATGCGTGCCGATGTTCCTATCATTGGACGTCGTCTCCGCCTCTGCGGCACTGCTGATCGACCTCATGCTGCTGTGGATCGGTGGCGTGAATCCATTGACGGTACTGCGGAAAACCTGGATGGTATGGATTGCCGCGGTAGGAAGTTTCGTTTCCGTGACCTTGTATGGCACCGCTTCCGGGGCGACGCTGTTCACATTCGGTCTTATGGCGGTGTCGGAAGGCTCGTTGTATGCGGGTGCTGCGACGTTCCTGCGTGTCGCCGCCATCGCGGTGCCCGGCGTGATTTTCGCGCTTGGGCTCGATCCGACCGATCTGGCGGATGGTCTGGTGCAGATTCTGCATTTGCCGTCGAGATTCGTGTACGGCGGTCTGGCCGGCATGCGCATGGTTACATTGTTGCAGGATGACTGGCGTGCGTTGGGCCTGTCCCGCCGTTCGCGAGGTCTGGGCGACGGAAGCGCCATCAGACGCGTGTTCCTGCAGGCCTTTAGCCTGCTGGTCGTGTCGATTCGTCGCGGAACCAAGCTTGCCACCGCCATGGAGGCACGTGGATTCGGCGGCGACGTTCCGCGCAGTCAGGCGCGTACGTCGCGCTTGCATGGGGTCGACTGGCTGTTCTATCTGATCTGCATGGCAATACCGGCCGCGGCGTTGCTGCTCGCATACCGTACCGGATACTGGCATTGGTCCTTCCGTAATTGA